A single window of Treponema denticola ATCC 35405 DNA harbors:
- a CDS encoding tetratricopeptide repeat protein, protein MKKIIFVILVPIVLYEFISCNSIPNSEITEKDSFIIYQMNLSKYERQIEKDPNNYKLYYVRGYYYSLSGYYDLAIHDINRSLKINPNYEESILLRGLIFYAMMKYNEAIVDFSRVIELIPNDPRAYNNRSSCYLEFGDFEKALCDINSAIKLDPKDSLHFKNRGEIFYRLKDYDNAILNYTQALKLNPRDSDAYFSRGLFYETIKDYNSALSDYYKALKLKYRSNDIYFHIGLSCYALKEYDNAINAFNKYIKINNTDAEAYTWRGSIYFILKNYDNSIKDLDMAINLGGSNEVVFYNKAVALYSKNELNEAIDCLEEGINLFPDYYDFYQVKAKIYRSLSEQTKDEYQKGMFLKLANDCEVVYNSKKK, encoded by the coding sequence ATGAAAAAAATAATTTTTGTTATTTTAGTGCCAATTGTTTTGTATGAGTTTATTTCTTGTAATTCTATTCCAAATAGTGAAATAACGGAGAAAGATAGTTTTATTATATATCAAATGAATCTTAGTAAATATGAAAGACAAATTGAGAAAGACCCCAATAATTATAAACTCTATTATGTGCGAGGTTATTATTACAGCTTATCCGGCTATTATGATTTAGCAATACATGATATAAACAGATCATTAAAAATAAATCCTAATTATGAAGAATCTATTTTACTGCGAGGTCTTATTTTTTATGCAATGATGAAATATAATGAAGCTATTGTAGATTTTTCTAGAGTGATAGAATTAATTCCCAATGATCCTAGAGCTTATAACAATAGATCGTCTTGTTATTTAGAATTTGGTGATTTCGAGAAAGCACTTTGTGATATTAATAGTGCAATAAAATTAGACCCGAAGGATTCTTTGCATTTTAAAAATAGAGGAGAGATATTTTATCGTCTGAAAGATTATGACAATGCTATTTTAAATTATACACAAGCATTAAAATTAAACCCGAGGGATTCCGATGCTTATTTTTCACGAGGTTTGTTTTATGAAACGATAAAAGATTATAATAGTGCATTATCCGATTATTATAAAGCCTTGAAGTTAAAATATCGTTCCAACGATATTTATTTTCATATAGGCCTTTCTTGTTATGCTTTAAAAGAATATGATAATGCAATAAATGCTTTTAATAAATATATTAAGATTAATAATACTGATGCTGAGGCTTATACATGGAGAGGTAGTATTTATTTTATATTGAAAAATTATGATAATTCGATAAAAGATTTGGATATGGCTATAAATTTAGGCGGCAGTAATGAAGTAGTATTTTATAATAAAGCCGTCGCTTTATACTCAAAAAATGAATTGAATGAGGCCATTGATTGTTTAGAAGAAGGTATAAATTTATTTCCTGATTATTATGATTTTTATCAAGTAAAAGCAAAAATTTATCGAAGTCTGTCTGAACAGACGAAGGATGAATATCAAAAAGGTATGTTTTTAAAGCTTGCAAATGACTGTGAAGTAGTTTATAATAGTAAAAAAAAATAA
- a CDS encoding RHS repeat domain-containing protein: protein MKWKIYLLFLIVFVFLVCILLIYIHMVGGKKNFKVTSKEMEKMKNRNLLKQQDSLTSRTAIEAEILFAVCVIKKQALTGGKSLARENKYSKKIGAKSAVLNFVFFVMLKNKIEQSAKRNSLLKNLTDRTFENRWSRYKELGKKVPQAYRVYVEDTFLPCDAGDARIFSKEQEYTTYYSYEDGYYDRETKEFYGFAKVTKRSEGGTVQETEYYNDKYYRKGMVKKSKTIYGGFTYNEKEIEVDTSPHARIIKEEVIQREKDSPYSYLKTSKRYVYDKYGNVTKLYDEGDVTKANDDITAEITYWKGGSEETYFKAHPEKIEVKDTNNKLLRKREGSYDSKTGALTQLNEFYEGGKYLKTEIEWTKEGAIRVITAPTGKRIEYKYLDGIYPIEIKEVSAKGDQTYTSTIEWDSVLGVKLKETDSANNTMTYKYDGFGRVTEVRSPYDTDKTPYAKYTYFTPKDSFWYTVTENKISTRKEDKAVMRTIVTHDGLGRINYTAKEGEVYIDGTDYQTQTGWNVSGAVYYDEDGRKKGEGQPVFYGGDIQNELSGSSSQILLYEKLNELKHPTSYEYDGLGRVIKTTLPDGNSQKTEYSIDASLQITKTIDPKENINISKKDIRGNIKEVERRDKNNTLLTKARYEYSVLGEMLKAYDAKDNLLAVNYDMLGRRISLESLDMGRKEWNYDDKGRLEYETDSVLRSKLASIKYEYDGLDRIIKIDYPFSEDVEYEYGAAGEKGAGEVIRKKDETGETMYSYGLLNEVKVETRTIKRGREFQKPVTAVFNYEADYLGRMQSISYPDGEVLTYNYDKGGQLKGVIGKKGIETYRYVDNILYDEHGQRVYIKYGNGVETRYTYDPARRWLKDIKTENKDKNLVFQKINYNFDAVGNVEGYINTSSKYETSQSYSYDNLYQLIKAEGTHKQYGGINPNPDNPHPSNPLYTNKYRQTFAFDIIGNMTNKSSTTNLPGGSIGTTDDTKLNYELDYEYDSKYAHRLIRAGTRYYRYDANGNITAEKDGKFSDKEELTFTYSYFAEHDVYGVDYGFDLEPPEDDPANLESGGTTSTTPTGGYRRDYTWNERNLLIKSDDKLNTVIYRYGDDGQRALKFTQQSNSETLYFNNFYSVHQVAHEPNHEHGLRVSKHIFVGNSRLVTAMTHADNNGDTTEQTEKRYYYHADHLQSAQFITNAKGEQYEHIEYTPYGELWIEETAPGIDKLPFRFTGKEMDEETGLYYYGARYLDPKYSRWLSGDPALNDYIPKAPIDDEAKKHNENLPGMGGIYNTINLHVYHYAGNNPVKYTDPDGREIENLDPSQEAKLLENIINVAGTGFYFENNKLKFDSSSKASGKYSQTARDILIAGIASSKTTYVLPASPEKIQELLPDAYGELGFARRVSGEPGNTVGVYMIDVPTTQAAIDYLNNTFNCTPSEADELGFIHEVLGHAICDMGIPGYNSKTDIMKIERKIREELGWKGVSRSLKSEEADLTGLFFRIRK, encoded by the coding sequence ATGAAATGGAAAATTTACCTTCTTTTTTTGATTGTATTTGTATTTTTGGTATGTATTTTGTTAATTTATATTCATATGGTGGGTGGTAAAAAAAACTTTAAGGTAACCAGTAAAGAAATGGAAAAAATGAAAAATAGGAATTTATTAAAACAACAAGATAGTTTAACTTCTCGGACAGCGATTGAAGCAGAAATCCTTTTTGCGGTTTGTGTAATCAAAAAGCAAGCTCTGACCGGAGGGAAGAGCCTTGCCCGTGAAAACAAATACAGCAAAAAGATTGGAGCGAAAAGCGCGGTGCTCAATTTTGTTTTCTTCGTAATGCTAAAAAACAAAATTGAGCAGTCCGCCAAAAGAAACTCATTACTGAAAAACCTTACTGACAGGACTTTTGAAAATAGGTGGAGCAGATACAAGGAGTTAGGCAAAAAAGTACCGCAGGCGTATCGGGTATACGTCGAGGACACTTTTTTGCCGTGCGACGCAGGAGATGCCCGCATATTTTCAAAAGAACAAGAGTATACCACCTATTACTCTTACGAAGACGGCTACTATGATAGAGAAACAAAGGAATTCTACGGCTTTGCCAAGGTAACAAAAAGAAGCGAGGGCGGAACCGTACAAGAAACCGAATATTACAACGACAAGTATTATAGAAAAGGCATGGTAAAAAAAAGTAAAACCATATACGGAGGATTTACCTATAACGAAAAAGAAATAGAAGTAGATACATCTCCCCATGCGAGAATAATAAAAGAAGAAGTAATTCAAAGAGAAAAAGATAGCCCCTATAGTTACCTAAAAACTTCAAAACGCTATGTATACGATAAATACGGCAACGTTACAAAGCTCTATGATGAAGGAGACGTAACAAAGGCAAATGACGACATAACGGCAGAAATAACTTACTGGAAGGGAGGAAGTGAAGAAACCTACTTTAAAGCACACCCTGAAAAAATAGAAGTAAAAGATACAAATAATAAACTCCTACGCAAAAGAGAAGGAAGCTATGACAGTAAGACGGGAGCCTTAACTCAATTAAACGAGTTTTATGAAGGAGGCAAATACTTAAAAACCGAAATCGAATGGACAAAAGAAGGAGCAATAAGAGTCATAACCGCCCCCACCGGAAAAAGAATTGAGTACAAATACTTAGACGGCATATACCCGATTGAAATAAAAGAAGTAAGCGCAAAAGGAGATCAAACTTACACAAGCACTATAGAATGGGACAGCGTCTTAGGCGTAAAGTTAAAGGAAACGGACAGTGCAAACAACACCATGACTTATAAATATGACGGCTTTGGAAGAGTAACAGAGGTACGAAGTCCCTACGACACAGACAAAACCCCTTACGCAAAATATACATATTTTACTCCAAAAGACTCCTTTTGGTACACCGTAACTGAAAACAAAATAAGCACAAGAAAAGAAGATAAAGCAGTAATGCGTACAATCGTAACCCACGACGGTCTGGGAAGAATAAACTACACAGCCAAAGAAGGAGAAGTATACATAGACGGAACCGATTACCAAACCCAAACAGGCTGGAATGTTTCGGGAGCGGTTTATTATGATGAAGACGGAAGAAAAAAAGGAGAAGGACAGCCCGTGTTCTATGGAGGAGATATACAAAATGAATTAAGCGGAAGCTCAAGTCAAATCCTTTTATATGAAAAATTAAACGAATTAAAACACCCTACAAGCTATGAATATGACGGACTAGGCCGCGTAATAAAAACAACCCTTCCCGACGGAAACAGTCAAAAAACGGAATACTCGATAGACGCTTCCTTACAAATAACAAAAACAATAGACCCTAAAGAAAACATAAACATCAGTAAAAAAGATATAAGAGGAAACATAAAAGAAGTAGAAAGACGTGATAAAAACAATACCTTACTAACCAAAGCCCGATACGAATATTCGGTATTAGGAGAAATGTTAAAAGCCTATGATGCTAAAGACAACTTATTGGCAGTAAACTATGACATGCTTGGACGGCGTATAAGCTTAGAAAGCCTTGATATGGGAAGAAAAGAATGGAACTATGACGATAAAGGCCGATTGGAATATGAGACGGATTCAGTCCTGCGCTCAAAATTAGCTTCAATAAAATATGAATACGACGGACTGGACAGAATAATAAAAATAGACTATCCTTTTAGTGAAGATGTAGAATATGAATACGGAGCAGCGGGAGAAAAAGGAGCGGGAGAAGTAATCCGCAAAAAAGATGAAACGGGAGAGACAATGTACAGCTACGGCCTACTAAACGAGGTAAAGGTAGAAACACGGACAATAAAGAGGGGAAGAGAATTTCAAAAACCCGTAACTGCCGTGTTTAACTATGAAGCCGATTACTTAGGCCGAATGCAAAGCATAAGCTACCCTGACGGAGAAGTGCTGACTTACAACTACGACAAGGGCGGACAATTAAAAGGAGTTATAGGTAAAAAAGGAATAGAAACCTATAGGTATGTAGACAATATCTTATACGATGAACACGGTCAGAGAGTCTACATCAAATACGGAAACGGAGTAGAAACAAGATATACTTACGACCCTGCACGGCGTTGGCTAAAAGACATAAAGACAGAAAACAAAGATAAGAATTTGGTATTCCAAAAAATAAACTATAACTTTGATGCAGTAGGGAATGTAGAAGGCTATATAAATACTTCAAGCAAATATGAAACAAGTCAAAGCTACAGTTATGACAATTTGTACCAACTTATAAAAGCCGAAGGCACGCACAAACAATACGGAGGAATAAACCCTAACCCCGATAACCCGCATCCTTCAAATCCCTTATACACAAATAAATACAGACAAACCTTTGCCTTCGACATAATAGGGAACATGACGAATAAGAGCAGCACCACAAACCTTCCCGGAGGCTCAATAGGAACTACGGATGACACAAAACTAAACTATGAACTGGATTATGAGTATGACAGTAAATACGCCCACCGCTTAATAAGAGCCGGAACCCGATACTATCGCTACGACGCCAACGGCAACATCACTGCAGAAAAAGACGGAAAGTTCAGCGACAAAGAAGAGCTTACCTTTACCTACTCCTACTTTGCAGAACATGACGTATACGGCGTAGACTACGGCTTTGACCTAGAACCCCCTGAAGATGACCCTGCAAACCTAGAAAGCGGAGGCACAACAAGTACTACACCTACAGGAGGCTACAGAAGAGATTATACATGGAATGAACGCAACCTATTGATAAAATCAGACGATAAGTTAAACACCGTAATATACCGCTACGGCGATGACGGACAGAGAGCCTTAAAGTTTACTCAACAGAGTAATAGCGAGACATTGTATTTTAATAACTTTTATTCGGTACACCAAGTTGCCCATGAACCTAATCACGAACATGGATTACGAGTGAGCAAACACATTTTTGTCGGAAACTCAAGATTAGTAACCGCTATGACGCACGCGGATAATAATGGAGACACAACGGAACAAACTGAAAAGCGTTACTACTACCACGCAGACCATTTGCAGAGTGCACAGTTTATAACAAATGCTAAAGGAGAGCAGTATGAACACATAGAATACACGCCTTACGGAGAACTCTGGATTGAAGAGACTGCACCGGGTATTGATAAATTACCGTTCAGGTTTACGGGGAAAGAGATGGATGAGGAAACGGGATTATATTATTACGGTGCACGGTATCTTGACCCAAAGTATAGTAGATGGCTTAGTGGGGATCCGGCACTAAACGATTACATACCTAAAGCACCCATTGACGATGAGGCGAAAAAGCATAATGAAAATTTGCCAGGTATGGGAGGCATATACAACACGATAAACTTACATGTGTATCATTATGCCGGGAATAATCCGGTGAAGTATACCGATCCAGATGGAAGAGAAATTGAAAATCTTGATCCATCTCAAGAAGCAAAACTTTTAGAGAATATTATCAATGTTGCTGGTACAGGATTTTATTTTGAAAATAATAAACTAAAATTTGATTCTTCAAGTAAAGCCTCCGGTAAATATTCACAAACTGCACGTGATATTTTAATAGCAGGGATAGCCTCTAGTAAGACTACCTATGTTTTGCCTGCAAGTCCTGAAAAAATTCAAGAATTGCTTCCTGATGCTTATGGAGAACTTGGATTTGCCAGACGTGTTTCGGGTGAACCTGGTAATACAGTAGGGGTGTATATGATTGATGTACCTACTACACAAGCTGCTATCGATTATTTAAATAATACATTTAATTGTACTCCTTCTGAAGCTGATGAATTAGGGTTTATTCACGAAGTGTTGGGACATGCAATTTGTGATATGGGTATTCCTGGATATAATAGTAAAACTGATATTATGAAAATAGAAAGAAAAATTAGAGAAGAACTTGGTTGGAAAGGTGTATCTAGATCTCTTAAATCTGAAGAAGCGGATTTAACAGGTTTATTTTTTAGGATAAGAAAATGA
- a CDS encoding FlgD immunoglobulin-like domain containing protein, producing MIFLKFGLKAKVFFVLCFFMIGSAVFAYDPMPGGEEKPALQSPSVAGGQVSVTGGPFGDTVPGSLAVNPALGGAEQRPILDVSYFLIAGLSEEKGLGHAVNAGLLYPFRWGNLAGSLHFLNSEFNSLKLGTMGGLRFSYSKDLTDKFLIGVGAYADIGKDWGLGLDIGALYMFGDLGFLKNSKLGVSITGLGKTYNPKATGIKGGASSGSPAILTPRLGFASTLVDIDGFQLGMHADLSAPFFQNLIFNTGLHMLMADMISFKTGFVINTLEAINKKQTFIPSFNIGVNIKIKSKGADDSFLKKNGWEENEIRPEFAAKPFHNGIWAFGGGVNVHFGLKDNEGPKIQAEMPENGTLYFSPNNDGENDAMEIPLKITDKRYITAWSCEIKDEKGNTVRTISNKTPLREMKDAASFFKLLGKSKEGVEVPDTLRWDGRTDSGEIAPDGKYSFVIRAEDDNKNKSESQVYTAYVDKTPPALTFNKPQNQEALIFSPDGDGNKDVFVFDNKGSNEDLWTASISDAQGKVVKKIEVKNNELTPLSWDGKDDSGIFVPDGVYSYKIESTDRAKNKTVSSLSNIIVDTYKPSINISIDKNAFSPVSSSNNKISFIPSIPITKGLEEWKIEVKNQTGATVKTYMGSPSKIETKSFDGKDETGKLLPEGTYKAFISARYINGHKPSTQTPSFNLDITPPKAEASTNQKLFSPDGDGELDSIIFTHKEEKPGRWTAEIYKASSGNAISGTPIFTSSLGDKLPPQFEWNGRKTDGSFAEDGKYIYVLRGIDEAQNEALSNPVLVELNTEKADIILQSNYTAFSPNNDGVKDSMEFYPVVKSKTAVSSFTLNIKDSKGKLVKAYKGNTPPKKITWNGELDKISSSEKNGTASEGVPDGIYSAEFEVELANKNKAKSIISSITIDTVYPEIQISAPYLAFSPVEGNNKPNLPIGQISSSEKEWVGRFVDSKNKTVKTLKWKNKADNFIWEADDDKGNKAPDEKYTYVVEAEDEAGNKTVQKLEGIIVDRRQAKGYITAEHKVFSPTGNGIKDVQNISVLTNIDAEIDNWNIQISDVESGKVFAEWTSKKDGKLLKKLVWDGKSGNSKAPDGRYMATMYIEYKKGDIVTAFTEDFILSTQAPKIGVSTKPKYFSPDNDGTDDDLYISLKADSKAGIENWKFEITEPEENGGKLFWKTGGKEKITNELIWDGRSLSGETVQSATDYPFTFTVTDKVGLTSVYRGYIPVDILVIRDGDKLKIAVPSIIFRANAADFEGLDKAIVDKNKSILKRIAVILNKFPEYQVQVEGHANTTTGTEKEETTALLPLSKQRAEAVRQFLIKEGLKSSRLSSIGMGSSKPVASLNDRDNWWKNRRVEFILIKQ from the coding sequence ATGATTTTTTTAAAATTCGGTTTAAAAGCGAAAGTTTTTTTTGTTTTATGTTTTTTTATGATAGGATCGGCGGTTTTTGCCTATGATCCCATGCCCGGAGGGGAAGAAAAGCCCGCGCTGCAATCCCCCTCGGTTGCCGGAGGACAAGTCTCTGTTACGGGAGGGCCTTTCGGGGACACGGTGCCTGGCAGCCTTGCCGTAAACCCTGCTTTAGGCGGGGCAGAACAAAGGCCTATTCTCGATGTTTCCTATTTTTTAATTGCGGGCCTCAGCGAAGAAAAAGGCTTGGGTCATGCAGTCAATGCAGGCCTCCTCTACCCCTTTAGATGGGGAAACCTTGCAGGAAGCCTTCACTTTTTAAATTCGGAATTTAATTCCTTAAAACTTGGAACGATGGGAGGCTTACGCTTTTCATATTCAAAGGATTTAACCGATAAATTTTTAATAGGTGTCGGAGCCTACGCCGATATCGGAAAGGACTGGGGACTCGGGCTCGATATCGGAGCTCTTTATATGTTCGGAGACCTCGGATTTTTAAAAAACTCCAAGCTGGGCGTTTCGATAACGGGACTCGGCAAAACCTATAACCCAAAAGCGACAGGCATAAAGGGCGGAGCTTCAAGCGGCAGTCCTGCAATACTCACTCCGAGGCTAGGCTTTGCTTCAACCTTGGTAGATATTGACGGCTTTCAACTCGGAATGCACGCAGATCTCTCGGCTCCCTTTTTCCAAAATCTTATTTTTAATACGGGACTTCACATGCTCATGGCCGATATGATATCCTTTAAAACGGGCTTTGTCATCAACACGCTTGAAGCAATTAATAAAAAACAAACATTTATCCCCTCCTTCAACATAGGAGTAAATATAAAGATTAAATCTAAAGGGGCAGATGATTCCTTTTTAAAGAAAAACGGCTGGGAAGAAAACGAAATCCGCCCCGAGTTTGCAGCAAAACCATTCCATAACGGAATTTGGGCATTCGGCGGAGGTGTAAATGTTCACTTCGGTCTAAAGGACAACGAAGGGCCTAAGATACAAGCCGAAATGCCCGAAAACGGCACACTGTACTTTTCTCCCAATAATGACGGAGAAAACGATGCAATGGAAATCCCCTTAAAAATTACCGACAAAAGATATATAACGGCTTGGAGCTGCGAAATAAAGGATGAAAAAGGAAACACTGTCCGCACAATTTCGAACAAAACTCCTTTACGCGAAATGAAAGACGCAGCCTCATTTTTTAAACTCTTAGGAAAATCCAAAGAAGGCGTTGAAGTGCCGGATACCCTTCGTTGGGACGGACGCACCGATTCGGGAGAAATAGCCCCCGACGGAAAATACAGCTTTGTAATAAGAGCCGAAGACGATAATAAAAATAAATCGGAATCTCAAGTTTACACAGCCTATGTGGATAAAACTCCTCCCGCTCTTACATTTAATAAACCTCAAAACCAAGAAGCCCTCATCTTCAGTCCTGACGGGGACGGAAACAAGGATGTCTTTGTTTTCGACAATAAGGGTTCAAATGAAGACCTTTGGACGGCAAGCATAAGCGATGCCCAAGGCAAGGTCGTAAAAAAAATAGAGGTTAAAAATAATGAACTTACTCCTTTAAGCTGGGACGGAAAAGACGATTCGGGAATTTTTGTGCCCGACGGAGTTTACAGCTATAAAATCGAATCTACCGACAGGGCAAAAAATAAAACCGTATCAAGCCTTTCAAACATCATTGTAGATACCTACAAGCCCTCGATCAACATAAGTATAGATAAAAATGCCTTTTCGCCGGTAAGCAGCTCAAACAATAAGATAAGCTTTATTCCTTCTATTCCGATTACCAAGGGACTTGAAGAATGGAAGATTGAAGTAAAAAATCAAACAGGTGCAACCGTAAAAACATATATGGGAAGCCCCTCAAAGATAGAAACCAAAAGTTTTGACGGAAAGGACGAAACTGGGAAGCTCTTGCCTGAGGGTACATACAAGGCCTTTATTTCCGCAAGGTATATAAACGGGCATAAGCCTTCAACTCAAACGCCCTCTTTTAACTTGGACATTACACCGCCCAAGGCTGAAGCAAGTACAAACCAAAAACTATTTTCTCCCGACGGCGACGGAGAACTGGACAGCATTATCTTTACTCACAAGGAAGAAAAACCCGGCAGATGGACGGCGGAAATCTATAAAGCCTCAAGCGGAAATGCAATCAGCGGTACGCCTATTTTTACAAGCAGCCTTGGGGACAAGCTGCCTCCTCAATTTGAATGGAACGGAAGAAAGACCGACGGCAGCTTTGCCGAAGACGGTAAGTACATCTATGTATTAAGAGGAATTGATGAGGCTCAAAACGAAGCCCTCTCCAATCCCGTGCTTGTAGAGCTCAATACCGAAAAAGCGGATATAATTCTCCAATCAAATTATACGGCCTTTTCTCCCAATAATGACGGGGTAAAGGACAGCATGGAATTCTATCCTGTAGTAAAATCAAAAACAGCTGTCAGCTCATTTACTCTTAACATTAAGGACTCAAAGGGCAAACTTGTTAAAGCCTACAAGGGCAATACTCCTCCAAAGAAAATAACTTGGAACGGAGAACTTGATAAAATTTCCTCTTCAGAAAAAAATGGAACAGCCTCTGAAGGCGTTCCTGACGGAATATACTCTGCGGAATTTGAAGTAGAGCTTGCAAACAAAAACAAGGCAAAATCAATTATTTCATCGATAACGATAGACACCGTTTATCCTGAAATTCAAATTTCCGCTCCCTATTTGGCCTTTTCTCCCGTTGAAGGAAACAACAAGCCAAACCTTCCCATAGGTCAAATTTCTTCTTCCGAAAAAGAATGGGTAGGACGCTTTGTCGATTCTAAAAATAAAACTGTAAAAACCCTAAAATGGAAAAACAAGGCAGATAATTTTATATGGGAAGCAGATGACGATAAGGGCAATAAGGCCCCCGATGAAAAGTATACCTATGTCGTAGAGGCTGAAGACGAGGCAGGAAACAAGACCGTTCAAAAACTTGAAGGAATCATCGTGGACCGCCGTCAAGCCAAGGGTTATATAACCGCCGAACACAAGGTATTTTCTCCTACAGGTAACGGAATAAAAGATGTTCAAAATATTTCGGTGCTTACAAATATTGATGCCGAAATAGACAACTGGAATATTCAGATTTCGGATGTGGAAAGCGGTAAGGTTTTTGCCGAATGGACTTCCAAAAAGGACGGAAAACTTCTTAAAAAACTTGTATGGGACGGCAAGAGCGGAAACTCAAAGGCTCCCGACGGCAGGTATATGGCAACTATGTACATAGAGTACAAAAAAGGCGATATCGTAACAGCCTTTACCGAAGACTTTATCCTTTCAACTCAGGCGCCTAAGATCGGCGTAAGCACAAAGCCTAAATATTTCAGCCCCGATAATGACGGAACCGATGATGACCTCTACATAAGCCTAAAAGCCGATTCAAAGGCCGGCATCGAAAACTGGAAGTTTGAAATCACCGAACCGGAAGAAAACGGCGGAAAGCTTTTCTGGAAAACCGGCGGAAAAGAAAAGATAACTAATGAACTTATCTGGGACGGCCGCTCTCTTTCAGGAGAAACTGTACAGTCTGCAACGGATTATCCTTTTACCTTTACGGTAACCGACAAGGTAGGCCTCACCTCGGTTTACAGGGGTTACATTCCGGTAGATATTCTTGTTATCAGGGACGGGGATAAACTTAAAATAGCCGTACCTTCGATTATATTTAGGGCAAATGCAGCCGACTTTGAAGGCCTCGATAAGGCCATCGTCGATAAGAATAAAAGTATTTTAAAACGTATTGCCGTTATCCTCAATAAATTCCCGGAATATCAAGTTCAGGTTGAAGGACATGCCAATACTACGACAGGTACTGAAAAAGAAGAAACAACAGCCCTCCTCCCCCTATCAAAACAAAGGGCAGAGGCTGTCCGTCAATTCCTTATAAAGGAAGGCCTTAAAAGCTCCCGTCTTTCTTCTATAGGAATGGGAAGCTCCAAACCCGTTGCCTCTCTTAATGACAGGGACAATTGGTGGAAAAACCGCCGAGTCGAATTTATTTTGATTAAGCAGTAA
- a CDS encoding TatD family hydrolase encodes MFSDSHAHFFMIFKRNEGDASFLHTMMERKFRFAMDIGTQPADLKERQKFISDIFEGKIQGQETVHLPERFPDFMHFAAGLWPHAESIAEPEKALAALKTDIDTLFLQKAEAEKTNPGKPFYCGLGECGLDRYWNGPAAEKRGAGSQADDEKGTSDIEGEEFLFKEQLKIAKEKNLSVIVHSRDAYEDTLKCIDEVGYHKGIIHCYSYGLKEAYSFLERGWYISFPGNITYAKKQADRDRIAELVRAIHADKLLLETDAPYLAPVPFRGKINTPLLIEYTYAAVSEILDKSMEALAEQIYQNCCSCFLVK; translated from the coding sequence ATGTTTTCCGATTCTCATGCACATTTTTTTATGATTTTTAAACGAAATGAAGGCGATGCTTCATTTTTACATACAATGATGGAACGCAAATTCAGGTTTGCCATGGATATAGGTACTCAACCGGCAGATTTAAAAGAAAGACAAAAATTTATTTCGGATATTTTTGAAGGTAAAATACAAGGGCAAGAGACCGTGCATTTGCCTGAGCGTTTCCCCGATTTTATGCATTTTGCGGCGGGACTTTGGCCCCATGCCGAAAGCATTGCCGAGCCTGAAAAGGCTCTTGCGGCCTTAAAAACCGATATCGATACTCTTTTTTTACAAAAAGCCGAAGCGGAAAAGACTAATCCGGGTAAGCCCTTTTATTGCGGCCTTGGAGAATGCGGACTTGACCGTTATTGGAACGGCCCTGCTGCCGAAAAAAGGGGAGCGGGTAGCCAAGCTGATGATGAAAAAGGCACAAGCGATATAGAAGGGGAGGAGTTTCTTTTTAAAGAGCAGTTAAAAATTGCAAAAGAAAAAAATCTTTCAGTGATAGTTCATTCAAGGGATGCTTATGAAGATACCCTAAAATGTATTGATGAGGTAGGCTATCACAAGGGAATAATCCACTGCTATTCTTACGGGCTTAAAGAGGCATATTCCTTTTTGGAAAGGGGTTGGTATATTTCCTTTCCCGGAAACATAACCTACGCTAAAAAGCAGGCCGATAGGGATAGGATTGCAGAGCTTGTAAGGGCGATTCATGCCGATAAGCTCTTGCTTGAAACGGATGCCCCGTATTTAGCTCCCGTTCCTTTTAGGGGAAAGATAAATACTCCTCTTTTAATAGAATACACCTATGCCGCCGTTTCCGAAATTTTAGATAAATCCATGGAAGCTTTGGCAGAACAAATTTATCAAAACTGCTGTTCTTGTTTTTTGGTAAAGTAG